AAAGTATTCACATGTGCAATTAAGAGCTACATGAAATGCactaaaaaaattctaaattaaattaatgcaCCTTAACCCCAGATTTGCATCTTTCAAATCATATGGTATtagcaaaattattattatttttattttatgaaatcaaTATAAGAACTATATTAGCAAAAGTtcttaaaatttccaaaaaaaatgaacaaatagATACATACAAGGACTTGGCGAAATTCTTCTAGAGCAATCCTTCTTTCTTCGGCTCGAACCTTAGCCGCCTCCGCTTTCAACTTCTTACGCTCCTCATTAGCCAATCGAATAGCTTCTTTTTTCGCTTCGTCTTTTCTCTGCTTTTCGAGTCTCAGCATCTCCATCTCTTCGATATAGGCCTTGCGGGTCTCTTTAACTTGTTTCGCATACTGTCTTCTCAAGAGAGCCAGTTTCCTTTCGGCCTCTTTTGGGTCTTTAAGGGCTTCCCAACTGCCCAGAAAGGAGTTTGGGCCCAAGAATTGGTGGGTCTGTTGATGGTTGTTGCGATGGCTGGGTTGAGACGGTGGTGGGGGCACAGTGGTGGAGGAGAAAGAGCGCGTCAGAGAACGGCGGAGAGAGCGGGTGACGGTGGAGGCCATTCAAGAGTTGAGTGCT
Above is a genomic segment from Mangifera indica cultivar Alphonso chromosome 3, CATAS_Mindica_2.1, whole genome shotgun sequence containing:
- the LOC123210493 gene encoding MAP7 domain-containing protein 2-like, which codes for MASTVTRSLRRSLTRSFSSTTVPPPPSQPSHRNNHQQTHQFLGPNSFLGSWEALKDPKEAERKLALLRRQYAKQVKETRKAYIEEMEMLRLEKQRKDEAKKEAIRLANEERKKLKAEAAKVRAEERRIALEEFRQVLLKERAEKLENWRMKEKARVEKKKEKIELIHRQSSVWIDEDQLEKKLVEAVTETRPF